AATCCTCCAGAAGCAGTAGGCTGAGTATTGATAAAAATATGTACTTGTGATTGTTTTGGGTCACGAACATAATTGACATACCACAAATGAACTTTAAGATAATTGACATAGTTATTATCATTAGAATTCTGGTCTAAGTAAACTCTTAAAAAATTATTTTTTTGGATAGTGTCATTTTCCTGCGAAAAAACATTTGAAAATGTTCCCAAAATTAATAGTGCAACAAAAATTATTTTCTTCATAGTATAGTGGATTTAAGTATTGTATTTAAAAAAAGAGGGCAATTAATTTCTTAATTGCCCATTAACTAAACCAAATAAACTAATCCCCTTCTACAATTTTTATAAATTTTCCTGATGCATCAAAAAGTACATCATATGTTTTACCATCTTTCCCAATTTCAGCTTCATAGGTAACTACATTTTTGTCATCAGTGATTTTTGCAGCTTCCGTAATTTTAGTTGCTGGGTGATTATTCTTTACATACTGCAAAGCATTAACAGGAAGTTCGGCAGTTTTAATAGTAACTTCCAAAGCTTTACGATGACCCGCTTTATCATAAACAGCAGAGGCATCACTACCATTTATTTTAAATTCGGCTTCATAACCACCATCTTCCATTCCCCATCCAGCCTTTTTCCCTGGGAATTCTTTTGCAAAAGCACTACTTACTGCACTAGGAACGGTTACTTTTTTTTCTTTTTCTTTTGCTTCAGTTTGTGCAAAAAGTGTTGCACTGAATGCGATTGCCATTGCTAAAAATACTTTTTTCATTTTTTTTTAATATTTAAAAGTTAATTGTAAATAATTTTATAGTACAAATATTAGATACAATTCTATTTTAATTCTATGCTAAAACGGTAGCAATTCAGTTTTTTTAGTTGATGAAAAAAGGATGTGGTTTTTACATCTGATCGATAATTTGAAGAAATATATTTTGCCAATAATTAGGATGATAAGAAGTGTCTGTGTTTCCAAAACGAACAATGATAATATTCTTTTCGGGATAGACATACAAGTATTGACCGTATAAACCAACAGCAAAATAGCTGCCATACTTTAATGGTCCAATTCCCCAATTGTTATTATAAAAGTGTTTGTTGTTACCAGCAGCATCAGAATGTGTTGAATTGTAAACCCATTGCTTTGAAATAATTTGATGACCATTCCAGTTGCCATTATTCAAATACAATCGCCCGAACTTAGCAAAATCTATTGCTCTGGCTTGCAAACAACAAAAAGATTTTTCT
This region of Flavobacterium lacustre genomic DNA includes:
- a CDS encoding PepSY domain-containing protein, yielding MKKVFLAMAIAFSATLFAQTEAKEKEKKVTVPSAVSSAFAKEFPGKKAGWGMEDGGYEAEFKINGSDASAVYDKAGHRKALEVTIKTAELPVNALQYVKNNHPATKITEAAKITDDKNVVTYEAEIGKDGKTYDVLFDASGKFIKIVEGD